One part of the Tunicatimonas pelagia genome encodes these proteins:
- a CDS encoding SLC13 family permease: MVAKQQTSRVSTKIVGLLLGPLLFLLIYFLVSIDGLDANATKVLAVAGWMVLWWVTEAVALPVTALLPLILFPVFGILPTAEAAAPYASPIVFLFMGGFLIALAMEKRNLHRRIALNLIRLTGTHANGIILGFMLATAFLSMWISNTATTVMMLPIAVSVIDLLKDQQSEKAQAGYRKFALGLMLCIAYSANIGGTTTIIGTPPNVVMVGYMQEFYGRDVAFGKWLLVGIPVCVTLLTITYLMITQVLFRHRLKGLAGSGNIITDKLRELGAMSKAEKLVATIFTLTACCWIFQTTINGWLGDKYLNNTIVAMGGGLLMFVVPISLRTQEYVLDWKSTERLPWGILLLFGGGLCLAKGMEMTGIVQLVGERLAGEGTLALPILILALTGFSLFITEIMSNVALIVIFAPVALGIADSLGIEPMLLVAPVTIASSCAFMMPVSTPPNAIVFSSGHIRIADMVKAGFFLNILSIMVLLLITLGIIQWVYGG, from the coding sequence TTGGTAGCTAAGCAACAAACATCACGGGTTAGTACTAAAATCGTAGGGCTGCTGTTAGGTCCATTGCTGTTTCTACTCATCTATTTTCTGGTTTCTATTGACGGCTTAGATGCCAACGCCACCAAAGTACTGGCTGTAGCCGGGTGGATGGTGCTGTGGTGGGTTACTGAGGCGGTTGCTTTACCCGTTACCGCTTTGTTGCCACTTATTCTCTTTCCGGTGTTTGGTATTTTGCCTACCGCCGAGGCGGCGGCTCCCTACGCTAGTCCTATTGTTTTTTTGTTTATGGGTGGGTTCTTAATTGCCCTGGCTATGGAAAAGCGGAACCTGCACCGCCGTATTGCGCTAAACTTAATTCGCCTCACCGGAACCCATGCTAACGGAATTATTCTGGGGTTTATGTTGGCTACAGCCTTTCTAAGCATGTGGATTTCTAATACGGCTACCACTGTAATGATGCTACCCATTGCGGTATCGGTCATTGATTTATTAAAAGATCAGCAGTCAGAAAAAGCGCAGGCGGGCTACCGAAAGTTTGCTTTGGGGCTGATGCTCTGTATTGCCTACTCGGCCAACATTGGTGGAACCACTACCATTATTGGCACCCCACCCAACGTAGTGATGGTGGGCTATATGCAAGAATTCTACGGACGAGATGTGGCTTTTGGAAAGTGGTTGCTAGTAGGTATTCCAGTTTGTGTAACCCTACTAACCATCACTTACCTAATGATTACTCAGGTATTGTTTCGTCATCGGTTGAAAGGATTAGCGGGGTCAGGAAATATTATTACCGATAAACTGCGGGAGCTGGGAGCTATGTCTAAAGCCGAGAAGCTAGTGGCAACTATCTTTACCCTCACCGCCTGCTGCTGGATTTTTCAGACCACCATTAACGGCTGGCTGGGCGATAAGTACTTAAACAACACCATTGTAGCGATGGGCGGAGGGTTACTCATGTTTGTGGTACCCATTAGCTTACGAACCCAAGAGTATGTGTTGGACTGGAAAAGCACTGAGCGACTTCCCTGGGGAATTTTGCTGCTATTTGGCGGAGGGCTTTGTTTGGCTAAAGGAATGGAGATGACCGGAATTGTGCAACTAGTCGGTGAACGCTTAGCAGGCGAAGGTACCCTGGCATTGCCTATTCTGATTTTGGCTCTTACCGGATTTTCTCTCTTCATTACCGAAATTATGAGTAACGTAGCGCTGATCGTTATTTTTGCTCCGGTGGCACTGGGCATTGCGGATAGCTTAGGAATAGAACCGATGCTGTTGGTAGCTCCCGTTACCATTGCTTCTAGTTGCGCTTTTATGATGCCAGTTTCTACCCCGCCCAATGCCATTGTATTTTCCAGTGGCCATATTCGTATTGCCGACATGGTGAAAGCCGGATTTTTCCTCAATATTCTCTCCATTATGGTACTACTTTTGATTACTCTGGGTATTATACAGTGGGTGTACGGGGGATAG
- a CDS encoding pirin family protein: protein MKTVLHKAETRGHANHGWLNSHHTFSFARYHNPERVHFGVLRVLNDDVVQGGMGFGTHPHDNMEIISIPLEGALEHKDSMGSKTVIHQNDVQIMSAGTGVSHSEYNHSKEEPVNFLQIWVFPKEKNIEPRYDQITFNPEDRVNRWQRVVSPTEEGAVWINQDAYFSLGNLTEGTALDYEVAQPGNGVYVFVLKGSVTVGDQALHQRDGLGVWSTDKITFQADSDAEVLLMDIPMSVN, encoded by the coding sequence ATGAAAACAGTATTGCATAAAGCCGAAACTCGTGGACACGCCAACCATGGTTGGTTGAACAGTCATCATACCTTTAGTTTTGCTCGTTACCACAATCCTGAGCGAGTACATTTTGGTGTACTACGGGTACTGAATGATGACGTAGTGCAGGGCGGCATGGGCTTCGGAACGCACCCACACGACAATATGGAGATTATTTCTATCCCATTAGAAGGAGCCTTGGAGCACAAAGACAGCATGGGTAGCAAAACGGTAATTCATCAGAACGATGTACAGATTATGAGTGCTGGCACCGGGGTTTCGCACTCAGAGTATAATCACAGTAAAGAGGAACCCGTCAACTTTCTTCAGATTTGGGTATTCCCCAAGGAGAAAAATATTGAGCCTCGCTATGATCAGATTACTTTTAATCCCGAAGATCGAGTAAACCGTTGGCAGCGGGTCGTATCACCTACTGAAGAAGGTGCGGTTTGGATTAATCAGGATGCCTACTTTTCATTAGGTAATTTAACCGAAGGCACTGCGCTGGATTACGAAGTAGCTCAGCCCGGCAACGGGGTGTACGTCTTTGTACTAAAAGGTAGCGTGACCGTAGGCGATCAAGCACTGCACCAACGCGACGGCTTAGGAGTGTGGAGTACTGACAAAATCACTTTCCAAGCTGATAGCGACGCAGAAGTACTGCTAATGGATATTCCGATGTCGGTTAACTAA
- a CDS encoding peptidyl-prolyl cis-trans isomerase, whose protein sequence is MFYNFWGSKRNLSQFLALFATIVLTAGCQQPGLPDFLQFKNQETDEGATLEPIARVYDNYLYVQDLEGIVDENTNPSDSADIVNRYIDSWIKKQLLIAEAAAQMEIDEAKLERKILDYRYALIVYEFEKNYVNQRVDDEVSEAAIEKYYQSNQQNFELKNNIIKGIFAKVPQEAPRTGRLRALFQGKLTEEVREEIKSYCLSFATSYSLDDSTWYNFEDVIANTPLVSIPNKVQFLQKNEFIETSDDLYVYFVKVVDYKITDQISPLEFVRDDITKIITNQRKVALTQDLEEEIYQDAKDKKHFEVFQPNTNAASVQQPSTVRAETPQ, encoded by the coding sequence ATGTTTTACAATTTTTGGGGCAGCAAACGGAACCTTAGCCAGTTTCTGGCATTATTTGCTACCATTGTGCTAACAGCCGGTTGCCAGCAGCCTGGCTTACCCGATTTTCTGCAGTTTAAAAATCAGGAAACTGACGAAGGAGCTACGCTTGAACCAATTGCTCGGGTATACGATAATTACCTGTACGTGCAAGATTTAGAAGGAATTGTAGATGAAAATACGAATCCTTCAGACAGTGCCGATATTGTAAATCGCTACATTGATAGCTGGATTAAAAAGCAACTACTCATTGCTGAGGCGGCGGCTCAAATGGAGATTGACGAAGCCAAGTTGGAGCGTAAGATTTTGGATTATCGCTACGCCCTAATTGTGTACGAATTTGAGAAGAACTACGTAAACCAACGGGTAGACGATGAAGTGTCAGAGGCAGCCATTGAAAAATATTATCAGAGTAACCAGCAGAACTTTGAGTTAAAGAACAATATCATCAAGGGTATTTTTGCGAAGGTGCCACAAGAAGCACCGCGCACCGGACGCTTACGGGCATTATTTCAGGGAAAACTGACTGAGGAAGTTCGGGAAGAAATTAAATCGTACTGCCTCAGTTTTGCTACCTCTTATTCACTCGATGATTCTACTTGGTACAATTTCGAAGATGTAATCGCCAATACTCCCTTAGTGAGTATCCCCAATAAAGTACAGTTTCTGCAAAAAAATGAGTTTATTGAAACCTCCGACGACTTGTACGTGTACTTTGTAAAAGTTGTAGACTATAAAATAACCGATCAGATTTCGCCGTTGGAGTTTGTGCGGGATGATATCACTAAAATTATTACCAACCAGCGTAAGGTAGCCCTAACTCAAGATTTAGAGGAAGAAATCTACCAAGATGCAAAAGATAAAAAACACTTTGAAGTATTTCAGCCAAATACCAACGCAGCTTCGGTGCAGCAACCATCTACCGTTCGGGCCGAAACTCCGCAGTAA
- a CDS encoding peptidylprolyl isomerase, translating to MAQYSGETTIDKIVAKVDNYIVLKSDLEASYREAQANPNFGDVTKCQVLEQLVVEKLLLAKAEIDSVVVEDARVELDLDRRMQMMTSRYGEETIEEQFGKSIAELKEEMRDDIRNQLVVQEMQGTISQDIEVTPAEVRKFFNAIPRDSLPFYSSEVAVAQIVKEPTVSRAQKEIARQQLQDIRERILNGEDFAKLAKEFSNDPGSAQYGGELGFVERGQFVPEFEAAALKMEAGDLSQPIESDFGFHLIELIERRGNRYSSRHILIKPNSSELDVKAAEEFLDSLRTQIMTDTITFEKAAKEYSDEKGESGGPGSGGFFLGADGSNRISTENLDPVIFFTIDTMDIGTITQPLVYRTPSGEPAVRILYLKSKSRPHVANLKDDYQKIYNAALQEKRARLMQEWFGDARKQVYIEVDPEYDHCDVGNSI from the coding sequence GTGGCTCAGTACAGTGGCGAAACCACGATTGATAAGATTGTGGCGAAGGTAGATAACTACATTGTGCTAAAGTCAGATTTAGAAGCCTCGTACCGAGAGGCGCAAGCAAATCCTAACTTCGGAGATGTTACCAAATGCCAGGTATTGGAGCAGTTGGTAGTAGAAAAGTTATTGCTGGCTAAAGCCGAGATTGACTCAGTAGTGGTAGAAGATGCTCGGGTTGAACTGGATTTAGATCGGCGGATGCAGATGATGACGAGCCGCTACGGCGAGGAAACCATTGAGGAGCAATTCGGCAAATCAATCGCAGAGCTAAAAGAAGAAATGCGTGACGACATTCGTAACCAGTTGGTAGTGCAGGAAATGCAGGGGACTATCTCGCAAGATATTGAAGTAACCCCGGCTGAAGTTAGAAAGTTCTTCAACGCCATTCCGCGTGATAGCTTACCATTCTACTCTTCTGAAGTGGCCGTAGCTCAAATTGTGAAGGAACCCACCGTAAGCCGAGCGCAAAAAGAGATTGCCCGCCAACAGTTACAAGATATTCGGGAACGTATTCTGAATGGGGAAGATTTTGCTAAGCTGGCTAAAGAGTTTTCTAATGATCCGGGTTCGGCTCAGTACGGCGGAGAATTGGGCTTTGTAGAGCGAGGCCAATTTGTACCCGAGTTTGAGGCTGCTGCCCTTAAAATGGAAGCAGGCGATCTCTCTCAACCCATCGAGTCAGATTTTGGCTTCCACCTCATTGAGTTGATTGAGCGCCGAGGTAACCGCTACAGCAGTCGCCACATTCTGATTAAACCCAACTCTTCGGAGCTAGATGTGAAGGCAGCGGAAGAGTTTCTGGATAGCTTGCGTACCCAGATTATGACTGATACCATTACTTTTGAGAAGGCTGCGAAAGAATATTCCGATGAAAAAGGAGAATCGGGTGGACCAGGCAGTGGCGGGTTTTTTCTCGGTGCCGACGGCTCTAACCGCATCTCTACCGAAAATCTTGATCCGGTAATTTTCTTCACCATTGATACGATGGATATTGGTACCATTACCCAACCACTGGTGTACCGTACGCCCTCGGGTGAACCGGCCGTGCGAATTCTGTATCTTAAATCGAAGTCTAGACCGCACGTAGCTAATCTGAAAGACGATTATCAGAAAATTTACAATGCAGCTTTACAAGAAAAACGTGCGCGCTTGATGCAAGAGTGGTTTGGAGATGCCCGCAAGCAGGTTTATATTGAGGTTGATCCCGAATACGATCACTGCGATGTGGGTAATAGCATTTAA
- a CDS encoding YwqG family protein — translation MIPDFLKEYEADLKKYERKFVRIKAKSRKELPLEDKLDVKESKFLGIPFFPRDKEYPKDRTGQPMVMTAQLNFEQIPFLQDFPKSGILQLFISKTDWYDDDAKVIYHSEEELRKPTLSDFSFLSNDDYDDMPIIKLHQLTFKKGVDKGGSEDSQFDYLFGQDDYWDFSESLTEEQQVKLGKYFDASGHKIGGYADFTQSDPRDYSSERKEDIQVLQIDVDDHIMFGDSGLGHIFIAKENLIERNFSKAYFYWDCC, via the coding sequence ATGATTCCAGATTTTTTGAAAGAATATGAAGCAGATCTAAAAAAGTACGAACGCAAGTTCGTTCGGATAAAAGCAAAATCGAGGAAGGAATTACCTCTTGAAGATAAGCTAGATGTGAAAGAGAGTAAGTTTCTGGGAATCCCATTTTTCCCAAGGGATAAGGAGTATCCGAAAGACAGAACTGGGCAACCAATGGTAATGACAGCTCAATTAAATTTTGAGCAAATACCATTCTTGCAAGACTTTCCAAAGAGCGGAATTCTTCAGCTTTTTATATCAAAAACTGATTGGTATGATGATGATGCGAAAGTTATTTACCACAGTGAAGAAGAACTACGGAAACCGACCTTGAGTGACTTTTCGTTTTTGTCAAATGATGATTATGATGATATGCCCATAATCAAGCTTCATCAACTGACTTTTAAAAAGGGGGTAGATAAAGGCGGCTCTGAAGACTCACAGTTCGATTATCTTTTTGGGCAAGACGACTATTGGGACTTCTCCGAAAGTTTGACAGAAGAACAGCAAGTAAAGTTAGGTAAATATTTTGATGCTTCTGGACACAAAATTGGTGGATATGCAGATTTCACTCAATCTGATCCAAGAGATTATAGTTCGGAAAGGAAAGAAGATATACAGGTTTTGCAAATTGATGTCGACGATCATATTATGTTTGGTGATAGCGGGCTTGGACACATTTTTATCGCCAAAGAAAATTTAATCGAAAGAAATTTTTCAAAGGCTTATTTCTATTGGGACTGCTGTTAG
- a CDS encoding AAA family ATPase: protein MDSTSSEVALADRLHEDYRRLSEEIGKVVIGQDEVVRLLITSLFCRGHSLLIGVPGLAKTLLIHTIASAVNLDFSRIQFTPDLMPSDILGAETIDKDRNFKFIKGPIFANIILADEINRTPPKTQAALLEAMQEYKVTVAGADYPLDKPFFVLATQNPIEQEGTYPLPEAQLDRFMFDIQLTYPSYESEVDIVKATTTDSDYEVQKVITGEQIVEYQHLVRRVPIADNVVEYAVGLVNKTRPHSAKASEVANNFLEWGAGPRASQYLVLAAKCNALLNQKYSPDIEDVQAVAKPILRHRIVRNFKAEAEGMTVDKIVEEML, encoded by the coding sequence ATGGATTCCACCTCATCGGAAGTGGCCCTCGCCGACCGTTTACACGAAGATTATCGCCGCCTAAGTGAAGAAATTGGAAAGGTTGTTATTGGGCAAGATGAAGTAGTAAGGCTACTGATTACATCGCTTTTTTGTCGCGGTCATAGTTTGCTGATTGGGGTTCCGGGCTTGGCTAAAACATTGTTAATTCATACCATCGCTTCGGCTGTAAATTTAGACTTTAGCCGAATTCAGTTCACCCCTGATTTAATGCCTTCGGATATTCTGGGGGCCGAAACCATTGATAAAGATCGCAACTTTAAATTTATTAAGGGGCCCATCTTTGCCAATATCATTCTGGCCGATGAGATTAACCGAACTCCGCCTAAAACCCAAGCTGCGCTACTAGAAGCTATGCAGGAGTACAAAGTAACGGTAGCCGGGGCTGATTATCCGCTGGACAAGCCGTTTTTTGTACTAGCTACTCAAAATCCGATTGAGCAAGAAGGAACCTATCCCCTACCCGAAGCTCAGCTCGACCGCTTTATGTTCGATATTCAGCTAACCTACCCTAGCTACGAATCGGAAGTAGATATTGTAAAAGCCACCACTACCGACTCAGATTACGAAGTGCAGAAGGTCATTACGGGCGAACAAATCGTGGAGTACCAGCATCTGGTGCGCCGGGTTCCGATTGCTGATAATGTGGTAGAATACGCCGTAGGCTTAGTCAATAAAACCCGCCCACATTCAGCGAAAGCCAGTGAAGTAGCCAATAACTTTTTAGAGTGGGGAGCGGGTCCGCGGGCTTCTCAGTACTTAGTACTAGCCGCCAAGTGCAATGCCCTGCTCAACCAAAAATACTCCCCGGATATTGAAGATGTGCAAGCCGTAGCCAAACCTATCTTGCGCCACCGCATCGTCCGCAACTTCAAAGCCGAAGCCGAAGGCATGACGGTAGACAAGATTGTGGAAGAGATGCTTTAG
- a CDS encoding peptidylprolyl isomerase, which translates to MTGNQRVPGITRIACLLLLLGIGGCAATKKSARSKDADYSLSEAVLFTSAADTVFADEFLYVYQKNRIEDTTVERSPESNQQAMEEYLDLYVNFRLKVKAAEEAGLQRRESFKQELAQYKEQLAKPYLTENRVTEQLIRETYERMKQEVRASHILIEVPENASAQDTLKAYQMADSLRALAQNGASFSMLAEQYSSDPSAASNGGDLGYFSALQMVYPFEKVAYSTSVGNVSNPVRTRFGYHIIKVNDKRPSQGKVKVAHIMIRPDSESDSATYQKARQVHQQLLTGADWNEMVERFSEDVSTKSRGGELPYFGTGNMIESFEDAAFALSAPGDISSPVKTRFGWHIIKLIDRQGLDSLEKMRPSLERQVERNIQAEVRQEEMVSSLKQESDYQANKANIAQAIYYLHAGAQAESAEPDRGGVLFSIADTTLEVGNFYDFVQEKQGALAADSVLAHQLYQDFEATTLLEHEKTHLADNNEEYRRILQEYRNGILLFDIMEQKVWSKAVEDSTGLQQYFENHRETYRWKERAEATILDAQSQDILETAKQELGEINEPLSDEVIAKIESTFNEDTPLALQIHQSKYERGEERSSVEAVIDQVTWEKGAYSRTENDRFYHILIHDVLPPKLKELDEIRGIVIADYQNELDQQWIATLREKYPVEINEDVLQFLGQQTEP; encoded by the coding sequence GGAATTACACGGATAGCCTGTTTGCTGCTTTTGTTAGGAATAGGAGGGTGTGCTGCTACCAAAAAATCGGCTCGTAGTAAGGATGCCGATTATTCGCTCAGCGAGGCGGTATTGTTTACGTCGGCTGCCGATACGGTATTTGCTGATGAGTTTTTGTACGTCTATCAGAAAAATCGGATAGAAGATACTACCGTTGAGCGCAGCCCGGAGAGCAATCAGCAGGCGATGGAAGAATATCTGGATTTATACGTCAATTTCCGGCTTAAGGTGAAGGCAGCCGAAGAGGCTGGTTTACAACGCCGAGAAAGTTTCAAGCAAGAGCTAGCGCAGTACAAAGAACAGTTGGCCAAACCGTACCTCACCGAAAACCGGGTAACGGAGCAACTGATTCGGGAAACGTACGAGCGGATGAAGCAAGAAGTGCGTGCTTCGCATATTTTGATTGAAGTACCTGAAAACGCCTCTGCCCAAGATACGCTGAAAGCATACCAAATGGCCGATAGCTTACGAGCCCTGGCGCAAAACGGTGCCTCGTTTTCAATGCTGGCCGAGCAATATTCATCAGACCCCTCAGCTGCTTCTAACGGTGGTGACTTAGGGTACTTTTCAGCTCTACAGATGGTGTATCCGTTTGAGAAGGTAGCCTACAGTACCTCGGTTGGCAATGTCTCTAACCCAGTTCGCACCCGCTTTGGCTACCACATTATCAAAGTAAATGATAAGCGTCCTTCCCAGGGAAAAGTAAAGGTTGCCCATATTATGATTCGCCCAGATAGCGAAAGCGATTCAGCCACTTACCAAAAAGCCCGGCAGGTACATCAGCAGTTGCTAACTGGGGCTGACTGGAACGAGATGGTAGAGCGTTTTTCGGAAGATGTATCCACCAAATCGCGGGGGGGCGAACTGCCGTATTTTGGTACGGGCAACATGATTGAAAGCTTTGAGGACGCAGCTTTTGCCCTTAGCGCACCCGGCGACATTTCTTCTCCGGTGAAGACCCGCTTTGGTTGGCATATCATTAAGCTAATTGATCGCCAAGGATTAGATTCTTTAGAAAAAATGCGCCCTTCTCTGGAACGGCAAGTAGAGCGTAACATCCAAGCCGAAGTGCGGCAGGAAGAAATGGTATCTAGCCTAAAGCAGGAAAGCGACTATCAAGCCAATAAAGCTAACATTGCTCAGGCAATTTATTATCTCCATGCCGGAGCGCAGGCCGAAAGTGCCGAGCCTGATCGGGGTGGAGTTCTCTTTTCAATAGCTGATACCACGTTGGAGGTGGGCAATTTTTATGATTTTGTGCAGGAGAAGCAAGGAGCCTTAGCGGCTGACAGCGTACTGGCTCACCAGCTTTACCAAGATTTTGAGGCTACTACTCTTCTGGAGCACGAAAAGACTCACTTAGCTGATAATAACGAAGAATATCGGCGAATACTTCAGGAATATCGGAATGGAATATTACTGTTTGATATTATGGAGCAGAAAGTATGGTCGAAGGCAGTAGAAGACAGCACTGGGTTGCAGCAGTACTTTGAGAATCATCGGGAAACGTATCGTTGGAAAGAGCGGGCGGAGGCTACCATATTGGATGCCCAAAGCCAAGATATACTAGAGACAGCTAAGCAAGAATTAGGAGAGATAAACGAGCCACTAAGCGACGAAGTAATTGCAAAAATAGAAAGCACCTTTAACGAAGATACTCCGCTAGCCCTTCAAATTCACCAGAGCAAGTACGAGCGAGGGGAAGAACGATCGTCGGTTGAGGCAGTTATCGACCAAGTTACTTGGGAAAAAGGGGCGTATTCACGGACGGAAAACGATAGATTTTACCATATTCTTATCCATGACGTATTACCGCCCAAATTGAAGGAGTTAGATGAGATAAGAGGCATTGTAATTGCAGACTACCAAAATGAGCTCGACCAGCAGTGGATTGCCACGCTACGAGAAAAATACCCGGTAGAAATTAATGAAGATGTTTTACAATTTTTGGGGCAGCAAACGGAACCTTAG
- a CDS encoding DUF5996 family protein: MTINHQNLPDLPLEAWEESKMTLHLYLQIIGKIRLKLTPRKNHWWYITFYVSSKGLTTGSIPYERGVFEITFNFLKHQLEMSSSEGKEVAIPLHDGLSVAEFYQQIQDGLTQLGIQVAIVDRPFYIPDVDKPFEQLEEQKAYNAEYIERFWRLLIWVDDVFKEFSGRFYGKSCPVHLYWHHMDLAVTRFSGKEGPDLDPDMRLSDKDAYSHEAISFGFWAGDDTVREPAFYSYTHPSPDGIDQQPLQPASAQWVDSNGSPQAFLTYENLRKEENPRQALLDFMESAYQAGAKLADWNVEKLTVPPLNDL; encoded by the coding sequence ATGACTATCAATCACCAAAACCTACCTGACCTGCCGCTAGAAGCTTGGGAGGAGAGCAAAATGACGTTGCATCTGTACTTACAGATTATTGGGAAGATTCGGTTGAAGCTGACTCCCCGGAAAAATCACTGGTGGTACATTACGTTCTACGTGAGTTCTAAGGGGTTAACTACCGGAAGTATCCCTTACGAGCGTGGGGTTTTTGAAATTACTTTCAACTTTCTGAAGCATCAGCTAGAGATGAGCAGCAGTGAGGGGAAAGAAGTTGCTATTCCGCTGCACGATGGCTTAAGTGTAGCTGAGTTTTACCAGCAAATTCAGGATGGGTTGACGCAATTGGGAATTCAGGTAGCTATCGTAGATCGCCCCTTCTATATTCCCGATGTAGATAAACCCTTCGAGCAACTTGAAGAACAAAAGGCGTATAATGCGGAGTATATTGAGCGGTTTTGGCGACTACTGATCTGGGTAGACGATGTTTTTAAAGAGTTCAGTGGAAGGTTTTACGGTAAATCCTGCCCAGTACACCTCTACTGGCACCACATGGATTTGGCGGTGACCCGTTTCTCAGGTAAGGAAGGGCCAGATTTAGATCCTGACATGCGCTTGTCAGATAAAGATGCTTATTCCCACGAGGCAATCAGCTTCGGCTTTTGGGCGGGAGATGATACGGTGCGGGAACCAGCTTTCTACTCCTACACTCATCCCTCGCCCGACGGAATTGATCAGCAACCTCTTCAGCCCGCTAGTGCTCAGTGGGTAGATAGCAACGGTAGTCCGCAGGCGTTTCTTACCTACGAAAATTTGCGTAAGGAAGAAAATCCCCGACAAGCCCTTTTGGATTTTATGGAAAGTGCTTATCAGGCCGGAGCCAAGCTGGCGGATTGGAATGTAGAGAAGCTCACCGTTCCGCCTTTAAATGACTTGTAA
- a CDS encoding lysozyme inhibitor LprI family protein encodes MRISLLLLFLIVSPTVWAQTQAEMNRQAYSAYQEIDKKLNDVYQQILVKYKLDTAFTQNLKVSQRIWIQFRDAELKAKFPERESGVYGSIHPTCRAFYLKELTEERINRLQIWIEGSEEVDICAGSVIKK; translated from the coding sequence ATGAGAATAAGTTTACTACTGCTTTTTTTAATAGTAAGTCCAACAGTTTGGGCGCAGACTCAGGCAGAGATGAATCGGCAAGCATATAGTGCTTATCAAGAAATTGATAAGAAACTCAATGATGTTTACCAGCAAATTTTAGTCAAATACAAATTAGATACTGCATTCACCCAAAATTTGAAAGTATCACAAAGAATTTGGATTCAATTTAGGGATGCGGAATTAAAGGCAAAATTTCCTGAAAGAGAATCTGGAGTCTATGGTAGTATTCATCCGACTTGTCGGGCGTTTTATCTTAAAGAGTTGACGGAAGAAAGGATCAATAGACTACAGATTTGGATTGAAGGTTCTGAAGAAGTAGATATTTGCGCCGGATCAGTGATAAAAAAATAA
- a CDS encoding superoxide dismutase, whose protein sequence is MAFELPDLPYGFDALEPSIDAKTMQIHHDKHHGGYVTKLNNAIDGTPQADMSLEDLMKGVGGYSTAVRNNGGGHYNHSLFWSVLSPDGGGSPSGDLASAIDSAFGSYDSFKEKFAQAAATRFGSGWAWLIVDGSGSLKVTSTPNQDNPAMDIADEQGTPILGLDVWEHAYYLNYQNKRPDYISAFWNVVNWDEVGKRYADAKG, encoded by the coding sequence ATGGCTTTTGAACTTCCTGATCTACCGTACGGATTTGACGCTTTGGAACCTAGTATAGACGCTAAAACCATGCAAATCCATCATGATAAACACCACGGTGGATACGTAACTAAACTTAACAATGCAATTGACGGAACGCCTCAAGCAGATATGTCTTTAGAAGATCTGATGAAAGGAGTCGGTGGCTATTCAACTGCCGTTCGTAACAACGGTGGCGGTCACTATAATCACTCACTGTTTTGGTCAGTACTCTCTCCCGACGGAGGTGGTTCACCCAGTGGCGATTTAGCTTCGGCCATTGACTCAGCCTTTGGTTCTTACGATTCGTTCAAAGAGAAATTTGCTCAAGCCGCCGCCACTCGATTTGGTTCGGGCTGGGCGTGGCTGATTGTAGACGGTAGCGGATCGCTGAAAGTAACCTCTACCCCCAATCAAGATAATCCAGCGATGGATATTGCCGATGAGCAAGGCACACCAATTTTAGGACTGGATGTTTGGGAGCACGCGTACTATCTGAACTACCAAAATAAACGACCAGATTACATCAGCGCGTTCTGGAACGTGGTGAACTGGGACGAAGTAGGCAAACGCTACGCCGATGCTAAAGGCTAA
- a CDS encoding GNAT family N-acetyltransferase, translated as MLKANKLNLFDEKLSLFVGKAFFVVMVTILTQQNLQPDDAQTAAELDHQLNPNRTPLALTEVLANDTTYVFVYRQQQQIVGMATLTCYRVISGYKGWIEDVVVDRAHRGKGIGKQLTHAILEKAKSLRLQKLFLYTEDEKQTAIHLYEQLGFMQKDSRLYFLDL; from the coding sequence ATGCTAAAGGCTAATAAACTAAACTTATTTGATGAAAAGCTTTCCTTATTCGTAGGGAAAGCTTTTTTTGTGGTTATGGTAACCATTCTTACTCAACAAAACCTTCAGCCCGACGATGCCCAGACCGCTGCCGAACTGGATCATCAGTTAAATCCTAATCGGACGCCACTCGCCCTAACCGAAGTTTTAGCTAACGACACTACCTACGTCTTTGTATATCGTCAGCAACAGCAAATTGTAGGTATGGCTACGCTAACCTGTTACCGGGTTATTTCCGGCTATAAAGGCTGGATTGAAGATGTGGTCGTGGATCGAGCCCACCGGGGAAAGGGCATTGGTAAGCAACTAACGCACGCTATACTAGAAAAGGCAAAATCGTTACGGCTTCAAAAACTGTTTTTGTATACTGAAGATGAAAAGCAGACTGCCATTCATCTGTACGAACAGCTAGGATTTATGCAGAAAGATAGTCGTTTATACTTTCTGGATTTATAG